The following is a genomic window from Candidatus Latescibacterota bacterium.
CGGACAGATACGTTCCTTACGTCCCTTGCCGAAGATATGTACACTAAACGGAGAGGACAGGTGCAGATCACTAGCCTTCAGATCAACGACTTCCTGTACTCGGGCCCCTGTGTTGAACATGAGGATCAAAAGAGCATAATCACGACGACCATCTGGTTTTGAACGGTCGACCTCATCTAAAACAGCTTCCAATTCCTCAAACTCCAGATATTCAATTGTGCGAGTACGCATGCGCTTAAAGGGGACACTCAAGATTTGTTGAGACAGGTGAAGGTACTCGGGGAATGTAGTGGCGACACAACGAAAAAAGCTATGGACTGCCGAAAGGCGAATATTACGTGTACCGGTCGAATTATGTCTTTGTGTTTCAAGGTGATTAAGGAAAGCCTCAATTCTGTTTACGGTCATATCGTCGAAGCAAAGGCTGTCGACCGAACCATTGTCACGCGACAGGAAAAGGAGCAGTAGCTTCAGGCTGTCCCGATAACTGTGGACAGTGTGGAGACTCATGCCTTTTAGTTGTGGCAGGTAATTGCAGAAAAAGCCCTGCAATGCGATTCCCAACTCGTTTGATTTCTTTTTCTTCATCGTATACCTCCAATCATTTGTATTCAAGTTCTTCTGGTTCTACATTCTCATTCCAATCTGTAATAAGGCTGTCATATTTCTGTTCGAAACGAGTGCTGGCCACGCGCCGAAGAGATTCTACGAAAGGCAAGTAGCATTGGGTGGAAACGATACTGACATGTCCCATGTATGTGGACAATTGCGGAAGCTTCGCCAGCACATCTTCGCCATTGTGGTACCAGCGCAGTAAAGCATTGACGGCAAAGCAATGGCGAATATCGTGAATACGTGGTGGGATACCTTTCGGGGTAAGGATCTTAAGCGATGCGCAAAGAAGTCTCCAATTGCGCCCTAAACCGGTACCCGTGTAAGCTCTACCCTCATGACCGCCGGCGTTGTTCCAGATGAGCGGCGATGATGCTTTAATCGGCAGCCCGCATCTTTGACGCTGCTTTAGATATGCACGCAATTCAGCATCGACGGTAACAGAAAGAGGAATGATACGCTCTTTGTGAAACTTTGTGCAACGTATGAACAACGTTGATTCGCCTGAATTAAAATCGCCGAGGGTCAAGCGCAGGAGTTCCCCGCGGCGCAATCCGCTGGTATAGAGCAGGATGATGGCTAACCGGATAACCTGGGGCCTCAAAGGACTCAGCGGTAAAGCTGGAAGCTGTTGAGCAGCACAGAGAAGCCGGGCAATATCCGTGGAAGAGAGGATGTAAGGAATGAATTGCGAGTGGTTGGCTGGGAATGTCAGAATATCTGGAATGAAGCTCCACGGATGCGAGCGTCGACGATAGAGGCAGAAGTTGCGAACCATGCGCATGCGATTTCGTCTAACCGTCGGCGTGATGTTAGCAAAAGTATCGCACCATTGGTTGAACAATCTTCCGTCCAGTTCCTCCGCCCAAGGGCACTGAATTGCCAAGAAAGCATCCAAGGAACGTAAGGTGGCGTTCTCTACTCTGTATATCTTGCCAAGGGAACGGTGGAGTTGGAGATATGCTGTAATTTCTTCCGCGAGAAAACTTTGTAATGGTATCGATGACTTGACTTTCTTCCAATATCTTGCCGGTGGCAGACCGTTGAGAGCAGTGGCATCTACACGAATGTCGATATCAGCATAATCCGGCACTTCGAGCGCTACACTGCGTAGATCGTCAATCGCTAATCGTAAGTAAACACAGGTACTCTCTGCGTTGCGATGCCCTAGAATGTCGCCAATGACTTTGACTGATGTGCCTTGCCGGAGCAGGCGAACGGCATAGGAGTGCCTAAGGCAGTGAGGGCCATGACAAGGAATATCCATGCCACTGAGGCGGACCTGGCGCTGAAATACTTCAGTGACAGCGGTCGGCTTCAGTCGGCCATTTGGTGCTCGAATACGTAGAAAGACTTCCCGGAAG
Proteins encoded in this region:
- a CDS encoding site-specific integrase, translated to MKKKKSNELGIALQGFFCNYLPQLKGMSLHTVHSYRDSLKLLLLFLSRDNGSVDSLCFDDMTVNRIEAFLNHLETQRHNSTGTRNIRLSAVHSFFRCVATTFPEYLHLSQQILSVPFKRMRTRTIEYLEFEELEAVLDEVDRSKPDGRRDYALLILMFNTGARVQEVVDLKASDLHLSSPFSVHIFGKGRKERICPIWAKTAHVLHEYVEEREIDPRKPVTLFTNHLGTTLTRFGVRYILAKYVRKAAETHPSLKGKRLHPHSLRHSTAVHLLKSGVDLVSIANWLGHVSTNTTNKYATIDLDMKREAIAKATPPHAESVSHSSWRKNPDILAWLESL
- a CDS encoding tyrosine-type recombinase/integrase, whose amino-acid sequence is MIFTIRPRSYQDYLSLPIFGPILDEFTNWSHQRGYTLGTIRNQLNNTRNIIAFLQKQDLRSASELTHCDFQNAWQHFRQDSPGIAGTIRQLQQFLDETRGLPPPFPISKNRSDNELERFSSYLKDVRGLVNTTIRSHIMYLGRFLDSIGFETNEQALLDLSLKQVEDFLGICSKNLNRYSLQHVVGYLRAFLRFEYSRGVLQTPLHEIIDTPKVYRLEKLPRSLPWTVVNELLLSIDRTDTHGIRNYAMLFLVATYGLRSCEVVSLTLDDINWRAATICIPQGKTDNQLVLPLTDAVADALIEYLKNGRPSLSFREVFLRIRAPNGRLKPTAVTEVFQRQVRLSGMDIPCHGPHCLRHSYAVRLLRQGTSVKVIGDILGHRNAESTCVYLRLAIDDLRSVALEVPDYADIDIRVDATALNGLPPARYWKKVKSSIPLQSFLAEEITAYLQLHRSLGKIYRVENATLRSLDAFLAIQCPWAEELDGRLFNQWCDTFANITPTVRRNRMRMVRNFCLYRRRSHPWSFIPDILTFPANHSQFIPYILSSTDIARLLCAAQQLPALPLSPLRPQVIRLAIILLYTSGLRRGELLRLTLGDFNSGESTLFIRCTKFHKERIIPLSVTVDAELRAYLKQRQRCGLPIKASSPLIWNNAGGHEGRAYTGTGLGRNWRLLCASLKILTPKGIPPRIHDIRHCFAVNALLRWYHNGEDVLAKLPQLSTYMGHVSIVSTQCYLPFVESLRRVASTRFEQKYDSLITDWNENVEPEELEYK